The Vibrio quintilis DNA window ATTGCAACCCGATCTTCTTTCGTATTTGAGCCATTCGCTGACTGAAGAGAAAGATCACGGATTCTTTGAAGAATATCTGTTGATTCTTTCATTGCGCCCTCTGCAGTTTGCGCAATAGAAATTCCGTCATTTGCATTGCGTACCGCAACGTCAAGTCCCCGGTTTTCAACATGGAGCCGGTTAGAAATTTGCAGGCCGGCAGCATCATCTTTTGCACTATTAATCTTGAAACCAGATGACAAACGTTCCATCGCAGAGCTCAGATTGCCAGATGCTTTGTTTAAGTTTCGCTGAGCTGTCATTGCCGCGATGTTAGTCTTTACGTTGACTGTCATACTGACTTTTCCTTAATTTTGCACCGATATCCAGAGACAAGACTGTATTGCTAATGCTTTAAACACTATCGACGGCATATCAAAAAACTTTAACACCTCAAACCGGAATCAGGCTTTATATTGATGCAATTGTCTTTGGCATCTGTTCGAAAATCATTTTTTCGGTTAAGTTCACAATCATTCATCCGGATCTGTGTTGCCTTTTTATTTGTAAAAAAGGTTTGATTATAGTTTTTGTCATTCATTTCTTTTGTTTTTTTTTGTTGCAGCCTAGGATACATAACTCTTTTTCGGGAAAAATGGGGGATGAGGTGGATTTACATGAATCGTTGAGCCGGAAAGTCGGAGCAAAGTTAAAAGAAAAAAAACATACGCTTGTAACCGCCGAATCTTGCACCGGCGGGGCAATAGCAACATCTGTTACTGCGATAGATGGCAGCTCTGCCTGGTTTGATCGGGCTTTTATTACGTATAGCAATGAAGCCAAAATGGAAATGCTCACGGTCAGTGAAGATATATTGAATGAATATGGTGCAGTCAGTGAGCCAACAGTCTTAGCCATGGTGGAGGGGGCATTAAAGTACTCAAGAGCTTCAGTTGCTGTTTCTGTTAGTGGTATTGCAGGTCCTGGCGGAGGGAGTAAAGAGAAACCCGTGGGTACGGTCTGCTTTGCATGGAAAGATAATTGCGGCTGGCAAAAAGCTGAAACTGTTCATTTTACAGGAAACCGGGAACAAGTCAGAAGTAAAGCAGTTTCTTATGTACTGAATGTACTATTCGATCATTTATGTCTTGTCAGTGATTAATTCGCAGCACTTCAAACAGTAGTGATTTTTTATAATTTTGGTGTGGACACTGTATGAATCTACAGTATAATTGGTTTTATTAATTCGGGATAACCTGCAAGATTATCTGGTAGCAAGAATCGTGGTCTGGAGAGAGTAATGGACGAGAATAAGCAAAAAGCATTAGCTGCGGCACTGGGACAAATTGAAAAGCAGTTTGGTAAAGGTTCGATTATGCGGCTTGGTGACAACCGTGCTATGGATGTTGAATCGGTTTCTACTGGTTCATTATCTCTGGATATTGCTTTAGGTGCCGGTGGCCTGCCAATGGGGCGTATTGTAGAGATATATGGTCCCGAGTCTTCTGGTAAAACAACATTAACACTTGAAGTGATTGCGGCTGCACAAAGAGAAGGCAAAACATGTGCATTTATCGATGCAGAACATGCGCTCGATCCGGTTTACGCAAAAAAACTGGGTGTTGATATTGATGCCTTGTTAGTTTCCCAGCCAGATACAGGTGAACAGGCTCTGGAAATATGTGACGCACTTGCGCGTTCTGGTGCAATTGATGTCATGGTTGTTGACTCTGTTGCTGCATTGACTCCAAAAGCTGAGATTGAAGGCGAAATGGGTGATAGTCATATGGGCTTGCAAGCCCGGATGTTATCTCAGGCGATGCGTAAGCTGACAGGTAATCTGAAACAGTCAAATTGTTTGTGTATTTTTATCAACCAAATCCGGATGAAAATTGGTGTTATGTTCGGTAATCCGGAGACAACTACCGGTGGTAATGCCTTAAAATTTTATGCGTCAGTCCGGCTTGATATTCGCCGTACCGGAGCGATTAAAGATGGTGATGAAGTTGTTGGTAATGAAACACGAATTAAAGTTGTAAAAAATAAAGTTGCAGCACCGTTTAAAGAGGCAAATACACAAATTATGTATGGCCAGGGTTTTAACCGGGAAGGTGAACTGGTTGATTTGGGTGTAAAACATAAACTGGTTGAGAAAGCTGGTGCATGGTATAGCTATAACGGCGATAAGATTGGTCAGGGTAAGGCAAATGCATGTAAGTTCCTGAGAGAAAATGCTGAAGTGGGTCAAACGATTGAGACTAAACTTCGTGAGTTGTTACTTAACAATGAAACCATCTCTGATCTGAATGAGGAAGCTACAGCGGAACCAGTTAATCAGCCAGACAATCAACCAGGTGATCAATAATTTTTATTAGTTTTTTATATGAGCCCTGCTAGTGCAGGGCTTTTTTATAAGGGTTGTGAATTTTGATTCAGCGCTTTTCAGGTCATATTTCATGTAAAGATGCAGCCGTTCGTATGCTTACCCGCAGGGATTATAGTGAATCAGAATTGTACTCAAAGCTGGCAGCTAAAGGCTATTCTGACCGTGATATAAGTGATACCTGCTCATGGTGTAAAATGTCGGGTTATCTCGATGATTTAAGATACACACAGCAGCAGATTAGACAATATCTGAGAAAAGGAAATGGAGAGTTAAAAATTCGTTATACGATGAAACAGAAAGTATCAGAAAATATCATCCAAATGGTCTTAGATGAGGAGAATATTGATTGGTATGAGTTAGCAAGACAAGCTGCTGAAAAGAAGTATTCAACACATTCTTTTTCCGGTGAACCCAAAGAATATGCCCGTCGTGTCCGTTTCCTTCAATCCCGTGGATTCAACTTTGAACAAATTCAATATGCGCTGAAAAACATGCAAAAGTGATGGATTTTTGAACGCTTTGTGATTCTTCAGTGACGTTTAATGGTGAGGAATTTATCACAGAGATGACTTAGGTATGACCTTGCTTTACAATAAGCCAAATTTTTAATCGATCCATTTAAATATTTTCAGGAACAGCGCATGTATATGAGCACTGATGAGGTTCGTCAAGCGTTCCTCTCGTTCTTTGAATCCAAAGGACACCAAATTGTTGATAGTTCGTCATTAGTTCCGGCGAATGACCC harbors:
- a CDS encoding CinA family protein; translation: MDLHESLSRKVGAKLKEKKHTLVTAESCTGGAIATSVTAIDGSSAWFDRAFITYSNEAKMEMLTVSEDILNEYGAVSEPTVLAMVEGALKYSRASVAVSVSGIAGPGGGSKEKPVGTVCFAWKDNCGWQKAETVHFTGNREQVRSKAVSYVLNVLFDHLCLVSD
- the recA gene encoding recombinase RecA, which codes for MDENKQKALAAALGQIEKQFGKGSIMRLGDNRAMDVESVSTGSLSLDIALGAGGLPMGRIVEIYGPESSGKTTLTLEVIAAAQREGKTCAFIDAEHALDPVYAKKLGVDIDALLVSQPDTGEQALEICDALARSGAIDVMVVDSVAALTPKAEIEGEMGDSHMGLQARMLSQAMRKLTGNLKQSNCLCIFINQIRMKIGVMFGNPETTTGGNALKFYASVRLDIRRTGAIKDGDEVVGNETRIKVVKNKVAAPFKEANTQIMYGQGFNREGELVDLGVKHKLVEKAGAWYSYNGDKIGQGKANACKFLRENAEVGQTIETKLRELLLNNETISDLNEEATAEPVNQPDNQPGDQ
- a CDS encoding regulatory protein RecX, producing MIQRFSGHISCKDAAVRMLTRRDYSESELYSKLAAKGYSDRDISDTCSWCKMSGYLDDLRYTQQQIRQYLRKGNGELKIRYTMKQKVSENIIQMVLDEENIDWYELARQAAEKKYSTHSFSGEPKEYARRVRFLQSRGFNFEQIQYALKNMQK